A region from the Pseudomonas promysalinigenes genome encodes:
- a CDS encoding site-specific integrase, producing MATVSFINYRPAEVSVQSGEVVEVAYKVSKSRGGVIYGLPQLYWSNGSPWEVANFWLATFYTQVMLGGTALETIVSLAYCLRHYMAFLERMRLSWMFFPLIQARRCLFLYHDELQALKKQGAISYSSARGRSKAVIRFYKAVTDYKLLSISPDIFDDVTLRSQIEALPGLERTLAVSKEQLKIRGGKDSMLKVEDGLTPLNYQDQALVLDIAYEYCSPEVYLMLVLGFYTGMRLGTICDLKLLTLKYARLSDDGSYYSLSVGPTVKYAPVSTKFGVSGEVSMPAYVYHMLISYVGSQRRLLRASKAEVSGVEQLIFISKSGRSYCRPGRDRSSSVNVEMSKLRQIALQRGVSLKFNFHESRATFGTNFVMENLKIPGARLDSIVGVLRDLMLHKSEKTTMTYIKYVQDHKDRAKWQSIYFRKCEELRRKW from the coding sequence ATGGCAACTGTAAGTTTCATAAATTACAGACCTGCTGAGGTCTCTGTACAAAGTGGTGAAGTAGTTGAAGTCGCCTACAAGGTTTCAAAAAGTCGCGGCGGAGTTATTTATGGTCTACCACAGCTTTATTGGTCAAACGGTTCTCCATGGGAAGTGGCAAATTTCTGGCTGGCCACTTTTTATACGCAAGTAATGCTGGGGGGGACCGCCCTTGAAACGATTGTAAGCTTAGCTTATTGTCTTAGGCATTACATGGCTTTTTTGGAAAGAATGAGACTTTCATGGATGTTCTTTCCTCTGATTCAGGCGCGTCGTTGTTTGTTTCTCTATCACGACGAGTTGCAGGCCCTAAAAAAGCAGGGGGCTATATCTTATAGCTCAGCGCGGGGGCGAAGTAAGGCTGTAATAAGGTTTTATAAAGCAGTAACTGATTATAAGCTGCTTTCCATTTCGCCAGATATCTTTGATGACGTAACGTTGAGGTCGCAGATTGAAGCTCTTCCAGGGCTGGAGCGTACGCTGGCTGTAAGCAAGGAGCAACTAAAGATTAGAGGGGGCAAGGATTCAATGCTCAAGGTGGAGGATGGACTAACTCCCCTAAATTATCAAGATCAGGCACTGGTTCTTGATATCGCATACGAGTACTGTTCGCCTGAAGTTTATCTAATGCTGGTTCTCGGGTTTTATACGGGTATGAGGCTTGGGACGATCTGTGATCTTAAATTATTGACATTGAAGTATGCTAGGTTGTCGGATGATGGTAGTTACTATTCACTATCCGTCGGGCCTACAGTTAAGTACGCTCCAGTCTCAACTAAGTTTGGTGTGAGTGGGGAGGTTTCAATGCCTGCTTATGTATATCATATGTTGATTTCGTATGTTGGCTCTCAGAGGCGGTTGCTACGGGCTTCAAAGGCGGAAGTAAGTGGAGTGGAGCAGCTAATTTTTATAAGTAAAAGCGGAAGATCTTACTGTCGGCCGGGTAGGGATCGTAGTAGCTCAGTAAATGTTGAAATGTCTAAGTTGCGCCAAATAGCGTTGCAGCGCGGTGTTTCTCTAAAATTTAACTTTCATGAAAGCAGGGCGACTTTTGGGACGAACTTTGTTATGGAGAACTTAAAGATTCCAGGAGCGCGGCTCGATTCTATTGTGGGCGTTTTGAGGGATCTGATGTTGCATAAGTCAGAAAAAACCACGATGACTTACATTAAGTATGTACAGGATCACAAGGATCGCGCGAAGTGGCAGAGCATTTATTTCCGTAAGTGTGAAGAGCTTAGGAGAAAATGGTGA
- a CDS encoding AAA family ATPase, with the protein MVKRLVDVKFDGEWIDITPSEVSSAIRNYYTVIIGKNGIGKSRLLADLVRAGSVRRDFKRIIGISTSPFDKFPSAKRPSLIISPSYRYVGMRTESIYQSSSSVSLISSAAKGLLEKLSKTEGSHDLNAVFQSLQFEPSAVFLLKPSYLRSKRKESQVALIEGSSLAIELRRLEREHDIHVDERYFELLQNLSLGRRLEVLDSMVKVNEVLTSKRAIELSANFTASTLSVDGQTTSSATIRAILVLMEAGLVRLMDLVLEKQGFGQLSLKKASSGEQCLLVLILGIAGHICDESLVLIDEPEISLHPRWQEEFMELLIDSFSGYRDCQFVIATHSPQIIARLRGEGCYIVSLSRGELYDAADFHDKSADFQLAELFDAPGIMNEYISRLAFNLLAKVKHSKSLDDTSRDDLKRLLKFDEQLESKDPVKELIRSVAMLCETYADDH; encoded by the coding sequence ATGGTAAAAAGGTTAGTAGATGTGAAATTTGATGGGGAGTGGATAGATATCACTCCCTCGGAAGTAAGCTCTGCGATCAGAAATTACTACACTGTGATCATTGGGAAGAACGGCATCGGTAAAAGCCGGCTACTAGCAGATTTAGTTAGGGCAGGAAGCGTAAGACGCGACTTCAAAAGAATTATTGGAATTTCCACCAGCCCTTTTGATAAATTCCCTAGCGCTAAACGCCCAAGCTTGATTATAAGTCCCTCATACCGTTACGTTGGCATGCGCACTGAGAGCATTTACCAATCATCGTCTTCGGTATCGCTAATTTCTTCTGCTGCAAAGGGGCTGCTTGAAAAGCTATCAAAGACTGAAGGCAGCCATGATCTAAACGCGGTTTTTCAGTCTTTGCAATTCGAGCCTTCAGCTGTTTTTTTGCTAAAGCCAAGCTACTTGAGATCGAAACGAAAAGAGTCTCAGGTGGCGCTCATTGAGGGTAGCAGCCTAGCAATTGAGCTACGTCGGCTCGAACGTGAACATGACATTCACGTCGATGAAAGATATTTCGAACTTTTACAGAACCTATCGCTCGGTCGAAGGCTAGAGGTTCTCGATTCGATGGTAAAGGTCAATGAGGTTCTCACCTCAAAACGTGCCATTGAGTTGAGCGCAAACTTTACAGCGTCCACACTTTCTGTCGACGGTCAAACTACGAGCAGCGCTACCATACGAGCGATCTTGGTTCTTATGGAGGCGGGATTGGTTCGCCTTATGGACCTTGTTCTGGAGAAACAAGGTTTTGGACAGCTGTCGCTAAAGAAGGCCAGCTCAGGCGAGCAGTGCCTATTAGTACTCATTCTCGGCATCGCTGGTCACATCTGTGACGAATCGTTAGTTTTGATAGATGAGCCGGAAATCAGTCTACATCCTAGATGGCAGGAAGAATTTATGGAATTGTTGATAGATTCTTTCTCTGGATACAGGGATTGCCAGTTCGTTATCGCCACTCATTCCCCTCAAATCATAGCTAGGCTCCGAGGTGAGGGTTGCTACATCGTGTCTCTATCCCGCGGCGAGCTTTATGACGCAGCGGACTTCCATGACAAATCAGCCGATTTCCAGCTGGCAGAGCTTTTTGATGCCCCTGGCATCATGAACGAGTACATCTCACGGCTGGCCTTCAACCTGCTGGCAAAGGTGAAGCACAGCAAATCCTTGGATGACACATCTCGTGACGACCTGAAAAGGCTGCTGAAATTCGACGAGCAGCTCGAAAGCAAAGATCCAGTGAAGGAGCTGATCCGCTCTGTTGCCATGCTGTGTGAAACCTATGCCGATGATCACTAA
- a CDS encoding HNH endonuclease — MITNPVVLSEAALDLIEAKKRSADFSHTSWGDDDLQPVRREIREHYRNVQRLVCAYCQGPVCTRSAAGSPIEHIVPKSQHLAFMFEPKNLCVVCADCNEYKSNHEALVDPVLRAPRVNYPENSQLYRIVHPHLDTYSEHIGRFERLYVDLTEKGGYTIYACNLNRFYRRFGRCDELVNDIALVQQAERFHEEGVVDLQ, encoded by the coding sequence ATGATCACTAATCCCGTGGTGTTAAGTGAGGCAGCTCTAGACCTAATTGAGGCGAAGAAACGCTCTGCTGATTTCTCGCACACCAGCTGGGGGGATGACGATCTACAGCCGGTACGCAGGGAGATCCGGGAGCATTACAGGAACGTGCAGCGCTTGGTGTGTGCTTACTGCCAAGGGCCTGTATGTACCCGTTCAGCCGCCGGATCTCCAATCGAACACATTGTGCCGAAATCCCAGCACTTGGCCTTCATGTTTGAGCCCAAAAACCTGTGTGTGGTGTGCGCAGACTGCAACGAGTACAAATCGAACCACGAAGCGCTTGTCGATCCGGTTTTGAGAGCGCCACGGGTCAATTACCCAGAGAACTCACAGCTGTATCGCATCGTGCATCCACACCTCGATACCTATAGCGAGCACATTGGGCGGTTCGAACGACTCTATGTGGACCTGACGGAAAAAGGCGGCTATACGATCTACGCTTGCAACCTCAACCGCTTCTACCGCCGGTTCGGGCGCTGTGACGAACTCGTCAATGATATCGCTCTTGTCCAGCAGGCTGAGCGATTTCATGAAGAGGGTGTGGTTGACTTGCAGTAG
- a CDS encoding ATP-binding protein, whose translation MEQANFQVDARLATLLGQGYSSTEKALKELVDNAWDADAEEVIIVLPEPLSDQPISVSDNGNGMTVIELKSQYMKIASDCRLRRGERTLGKQRVIKGRKGIGKFAGLMAASVMTLSTRARGQSASFTLSVDNLQQAADIEHLPIDIAVSSCGEGDHGTSIQLTHLRQDLSYPNPVQLRQELIKEYGRQSGFTIIINGKPLGIDDLEGTYKEESETLSSAGDVALRFSISNKKTGLREPGITLLVDGKAIGKPGFFGLDGCDDVPPKLLRKLYGEISADGLRDYITAGWDSVIENSESYQRVAEYVQQTVKEALHLTHAQEMQLAHARLKKALNLSMSKLPEHKRQFAEEAIKKVLDKYYDEPEHKVEAIAFVVLQAIERSDYAAVIEHLAEAKKADVAAVAEALEQFGLADMAILVEQAKARMAFLDWLESLVENKACLEVAVHRAIEKALWVIGAEFTAFSSNEGLKKQVEEYLGVKYQGKSGADRPDLLLNENLNGEYLLIEFKRPSHGLNHEDYQQATRYRHEFAKYTAKPITVLLLGGRRSTDFPVQYVEPNVRLLLFSDIIATARRQLKWQLEKV comes from the coding sequence ATGGAGCAAGCGAATTTCCAGGTCGATGCGCGCCTGGCCACGCTGTTAGGGCAGGGGTATTCGTCGACAGAAAAGGCTCTTAAGGAGCTGGTAGACAACGCGTGGGATGCCGACGCAGAAGAAGTGATTATCGTCCTACCAGAACCACTGAGCGATCAGCCCATCTCCGTCAGCGATAACGGCAATGGCATGACTGTGATCGAGCTAAAATCTCAGTACATGAAGATCGCATCCGACTGCCGCTTGAGGCGGGGAGAGCGGACTCTCGGAAAGCAAAGGGTTATCAAAGGCCGAAAGGGCATCGGCAAGTTTGCAGGGCTGATGGCTGCATCGGTGATGACCTTAAGCACTCGCGCCCGCGGCCAGTCTGCGTCATTTACACTGAGCGTCGACAATCTCCAGCAGGCTGCTGACATTGAGCATCTTCCCATCGACATAGCGGTGTCGAGCTGTGGAGAGGGCGATCATGGAACCTCGATCCAGCTGACGCATCTCCGGCAAGATCTGAGCTATCCGAATCCGGTCCAGCTCAGACAAGAGCTGATCAAGGAGTATGGCCGGCAGTCTGGATTCACCATCATCATCAATGGAAAGCCTCTGGGCATTGATGATCTCGAAGGCACCTATAAGGAAGAATCCGAGACGTTGTCATCTGCGGGTGACGTAGCGCTGAGGTTTTCAATCAGCAACAAAAAGACAGGCTTACGGGAGCCAGGGATCACATTGCTCGTCGATGGTAAGGCCATTGGTAAACCGGGGTTCTTTGGGCTGGATGGATGTGACGATGTACCGCCTAAGTTGCTGCGCAAACTCTACGGTGAGATCAGTGCTGATGGACTGAGGGACTACATCACGGCTGGCTGGGATTCCGTGATCGAGAACAGCGAAAGCTACCAGCGGGTCGCTGAATACGTCCAGCAGACAGTGAAGGAGGCGCTCCATCTAACTCATGCCCAGGAGATGCAGCTTGCGCACGCAAGGTTGAAGAAGGCACTGAACCTGAGCATGTCGAAGCTCCCTGAGCACAAGCGTCAATTTGCTGAGGAGGCCATCAAAAAGGTCTTGGACAAGTACTACGACGAGCCTGAACACAAGGTGGAGGCAATCGCGTTTGTGGTGCTTCAGGCCATTGAGCGCTCCGACTACGCAGCCGTCATCGAGCACCTGGCTGAAGCGAAGAAGGCAGACGTAGCAGCAGTCGCTGAGGCGCTTGAGCAGTTCGGCCTAGCGGATATGGCAATTCTCGTGGAGCAGGCAAAAGCCCGAATGGCTTTCCTGGACTGGTTGGAAAGCCTGGTAGAAAATAAGGCCTGCCTTGAAGTCGCGGTTCACCGCGCTATCGAGAAGGCTCTCTGGGTCATCGGAGCTGAATTCACCGCGTTCAGCTCCAATGAAGGGCTCAAGAAACAGGTCGAGGAGTATTTAGGTGTCAAGTACCAGGGGAAATCTGGTGCAGATCGACCTGACCTTCTGCTCAATGAAAATTTGAATGGTGAGTACCTGCTCATAGAATTCAAGAGGCCCTCGCATGGCTTGAACCATGAGGATTACCAGCAGGCCACAAGGTATCGGCATGAGTTTGCAAAATACACAGCAAAGCCGATAACTGTATTGTTGCTCGGTGGCCGGCGATCCACTGATTTCCCCGTGCAGTATGTCGAACCGAATGTGAGGCTTCTCTTATTCTCAGACATCATCGCAACGGCGCGCCGTCAACTTAAATGGCAGCTGGAAAAGGTATGA
- a CDS encoding histone-like nucleoid-structuring protein, MvaT/MvaU family, whose product MSRLAEFRELERNLAAQLAELENLKNDAGLKKEMEFEEKLRDLLASYGYSLRDVINILDPQAARRAPTVAASNAAQRKPREVKVYKNPNNGEVIETKGGNHRLLKQWKQEYGADVVESWIAR is encoded by the coding sequence ATGTCTAGACTCGCAGAGTTTCGGGAACTTGAGCGGAATTTGGCTGCCCAGCTTGCAGAGCTGGAAAATCTGAAAAATGACGCCGGCTTGAAAAAGGAGATGGAGTTTGAAGAAAAACTTCGTGATTTGCTGGCGAGCTATGGCTATAGCCTTCGTGACGTCATCAATATTCTAGATCCTCAAGCTGCTCGCCGCGCGCCTACTGTAGCAGCGTCTAACGCCGCGCAGCGGAAGCCCCGAGAAGTCAAGGTCTACAAAAATCCTAACAATGGTGAGGTGATTGAGACAAAAGGTGGTAACCATCGCCTCCTCAAGCAGTGGAAGCAAGAATACGGCGCTGACGTCGTGGAATCTTGGATCGCTCGCTGA
- a CDS encoding asparaginase produces the protein MNAALKTFAPSALALLLIVPTAASAKEAETQQKLANVVILATGGTIAGAGASAANSATYQAAKLGVDKLIAGVPELADLANVRGEQVMQIASESITNVDLLKLAKRVSELADSNDVDGIVITHGTDTLEETAYFLNLVEKTEKPIVVVGSMRPGTAMSADGMLNLYNAVAVASDKQSRGKGVLVTMNDEIQSGRDVSKSVNIKTEAFKSAWGPMGMVVEGKSYWFRLPAKRHTTLSEFDIKQISSLPQVDIAYSYGNVSDTAYKALAQSGAKAIIHAGTGNGSVSSRVVPALQELHKNGVQIIRSSHVNQGGFVLRNAEQPDDKYDWVVAHDLNPQKARILAMVAMTKTQDSKELQRIFWEY, from the coding sequence ATGAATGCTGCTTTGAAAACCTTCGCACCCAGCGCATTGGCGCTGCTGCTTATCGTGCCAACCGCGGCTTCTGCTAAAGAAGCAGAAACCCAGCAGAAGCTGGCCAACGTGGTCATCCTCGCAACTGGCGGGACTATTGCCGGCGCCGGGGCCAGCGCTGCCAATAGCGCCACCTACCAAGCCGCCAAGCTTGGCGTCGACAAGCTCATCGCCGGTGTGCCGGAGCTAGCGGATCTCGCCAATGTGCGCGGCGAGCAGGTGATGCAAATTGCGTCCGAGAGCATTACGAATGTGGACTTGTTGAAGCTTGCTAAGCGGGTCTCTGAGCTAGCCGACAGCAACGATGTCGACGGCATCGTCATCACCCACGGCACTGACACCCTGGAAGAGACCGCTTACTTCCTCAACCTAGTCGAAAAAACCGAAAAACCGATCGTGGTGGTTGGCTCGATGCGTCCAGGTACTGCCATGTCCGCCGACGGCATGCTCAACCTCTACAACGCCGTGGCCGTAGCCAGCGACAAGCAGTCGCGTGGCAAAGGCGTATTGGTGACCATGAACGACGAGATTCAGTCTGGTCGCGACGTGAGCAAGTCCGTCAACATCAAGACTGAAGCCTTCAAGAGCGCCTGGGGCCCGATGGGCATGGTAGTAGAAGGTAAGTCGTACTGGTTCCGCCTCCCCGCCAAACGTCACACCACCCTATCGGAGTTTGACATCAAGCAAATCAGCAGCCTGCCACAGGTGGATATTGCTTACAGCTATGGCAACGTCAGCGACACGGCCTACAAGGCTCTGGCACAGAGTGGCGCCAAAGCAATCATCCATGCAGGGACCGGCAATGGCTCAGTCTCGTCTCGGGTAGTGCCGGCTTTGCAGGAGTTGCACAAAAACGGTGTGCAGATCATTCGCTCGTCCCACGTAAACCAGGGTGGTTTCGTATTGCGCAACGCCGAGCAGCCAGACGACAAGTACGACTGGGTAGTGGCGCATGACTTAAACCCTCAGAAGGCGCGGATTCTCGCCATGGTCGCCATGACCAAGACCCAGGACAGCAAGGAGCTGCAACGCATCTTCTGGGAATACTGA
- a CDS encoding SDR family NAD(P)-dependent oxidoreductase, protein MSIQRASQVALISGAGSEQGIGIAIARRLGQGGIKLIITASSSRIHARVAELRAAGFDVEGRVADLTDEDQVVRLARWALEIWGHVDILVNNAGMTAQGSPEPFAALANMSLPMWEQSLARNLTSAFLLTRELIPAMQAQKYGRVINISSTTGTVASNVGESAYSAAKAGMVGMSMSLALEMAQQGITVNTVAPGWIATASSTPEELAAAAHVPIGRPGRPEEVAAAVAFLASSEASYVTGTTLLVDGGNCLQENKSRF, encoded by the coding sequence ATGTCGATACAACGGGCATCTCAAGTCGCTTTGATCAGCGGTGCGGGCAGTGAACAAGGGATAGGTATCGCCATAGCCCGTCGTCTAGGCCAAGGAGGAATCAAGCTCATCATTACCGCTAGTAGTTCTCGTATCCATGCGCGAGTAGCAGAGCTACGCGCCGCTGGCTTTGATGTTGAAGGCCGCGTGGCAGATCTGACGGATGAGGATCAGGTCGTGCGACTGGCACGATGGGCTCTGGAGATCTGGGGGCACGTAGACATTCTTGTTAACAACGCAGGCATGACTGCCCAAGGTAGCCCTGAGCCCTTCGCAGCGCTTGCAAATATGAGTTTGCCTATGTGGGAGCAGTCGCTTGCCAGGAATTTGACGAGCGCCTTTCTTCTGACCCGCGAGCTAATACCTGCGATGCAAGCACAAAAGTACGGGAGAGTGATCAATATCAGCTCAACCACGGGTACGGTGGCCAGCAACGTAGGCGAATCCGCTTACAGCGCCGCCAAAGCTGGGATGGTGGGTATGAGCATGAGCCTCGCACTGGAGATGGCACAACAAGGCATTACTGTCAATACGGTTGCGCCCGGCTGGATTGCTACTGCGTCCAGCACCCCTGAAGAATTGGCAGCCGCTGCTCACGTACCAATTGGACGACCAGGTCGTCCCGAAGAAGTTGCCGCTGCTGTCGCCTTCCTTGCCTCTTCAGAGGCCAGTTACGTCACAGGAACAACGCTGCTCGTCGATGGAGGAAACTGTTTGCAGGAGAATAAGTCCCGCTTCTGA
- a CDS encoding HAD family hydrolase, with amino-acid sequence MNRPSRAFLWTTLLAGLALNASASQPSGEHLLDQGKWAPNTRHAIERLIAANSVPVNTPESKRPYASFDWDDTSIINDVTDKFFLYQIDNLAFKLTPDEFRKVLITNIPSKPGDTIAHSSDGHPLAFGALTNDLGNDYEFLYQNYISKPAGQRDAAIFSTDEFRDFKTKLYFLFQAIIDTHGAKVAYPWEVFFCSNMTEQDVEDLALSSVRHSLQAGIVKTTLESPHSRPGKTGVVKVSYVEGMRVVPEIADLMHTLQRNGIDVFVVSAGFEPLVKVIATRPEFGYNIPSNQVYGLRLETSAAGKYLAQAKKGHPISYREGKPEVIRKYIAPRREGRDPIFVAGDSNSDFGNFSMLPGVSLGLIVNHLSTGDFGRVSTEAAKTLGRPDARWVLQGVDENIGLWSPTESTTKVGDTQAYLVSPK; translated from the coding sequence ATGAACCGACCTTCCCGCGCTTTCTTGTGGACCACCCTGCTTGCTGGCCTAGCACTCAATGCGAGCGCATCCCAGCCCTCCGGAGAACATCTCCTAGACCAAGGGAAATGGGCACCAAACACCCGGCATGCAATCGAGCGCCTCATCGCCGCCAACAGCGTCCCCGTGAATACGCCGGAGTCGAAACGCCCGTATGCCTCCTTCGACTGGGATGATACGAGCATAATCAACGATGTTACCGACAAATTTTTCTTGTATCAGATCGACAATCTTGCCTTTAAGCTGACTCCCGATGAATTTCGGAAGGTGCTGATCACCAACATTCCAAGCAAGCCAGGCGACACCATTGCTCACTCCAGCGATGGTCATCCTCTTGCATTCGGTGCGCTCACAAACGATCTCGGCAATGACTATGAGTTTCTGTATCAGAACTACATCAGTAAGCCCGCCGGACAGCGCGACGCCGCGATCTTCAGCACGGACGAGTTCAGGGACTTCAAGACGAAGCTGTATTTCCTGTTCCAGGCCATCATCGACACCCATGGCGCCAAAGTGGCTTATCCCTGGGAGGTCTTCTTCTGTAGCAACATGACTGAACAGGATGTTGAGGACCTTGCCCTTAGCTCTGTCCGCCATAGCCTTCAAGCTGGCATCGTCAAAACCACTCTCGAAAGCCCTCACTCAAGACCAGGCAAGACTGGCGTGGTCAAAGTCAGCTACGTGGAAGGCATGCGGGTTGTTCCAGAAATCGCTGACCTGATGCACACCCTTCAACGCAATGGGATCGATGTCTTCGTTGTGTCCGCGGGCTTTGAGCCGCTCGTGAAGGTTATCGCGACGAGACCGGAATTCGGCTACAACATTCCTTCTAATCAGGTCTACGGTCTAAGGCTCGAAACCTCAGCGGCCGGCAAATACCTTGCCCAAGCCAAGAAAGGGCATCCAATTTCCTATCGCGAAGGCAAACCGGAAGTCATTCGCAAATACATCGCGCCGCGGCGAGAGGGCCGCGATCCGATATTTGTAGCCGGAGACAGCAACTCCGATTTCGGAAATTTCAGCATGCTTCCAGGGGTGTCTCTTGGCTTGATCGTGAATCATCTGAGCACTGGCGATTTCGGCCGGGTCTCAACTGAAGCGGCAAAAACACTGGGTCGCCCGGACGCTCGGTGGGTCTTGCAAGGCGTCGACGAGAACATTGGCTTGTGGAGCCCGACAGAGTCCACCACCAAAGTAGGCGACACCCAAGCCTACTTAGTCTCTCCCAAATAG
- a CDS encoding succinylglutamate desuccinylase/aspartoacylase family protein, translating into MPSSEIYVLPSFSPGASHQLVKHSFGVPGRGRSAYLQAATHADEHPGLLVLQHLMELLIELEQSGQIVGRIEIVPYANPIGLGQQLFGQMPGRYNMANGENFNRSFPDITEKVRRALKECPPTPNDTHRLKAIFAEAIEDIAVDGAVDAGKAWLLKQALKHDILIDLHCDTSSILHIYSNWNQQARALALAAATHVEAVFLEDEAGGFPLDEAYAKAWKEAHHLGLVDTQHLGFSATLELRGQIDVDDEMAAVDAAGIIEFLKHEGVIAGGCNLANAEPAKIYPLEGVTHLKSPATGVVAWKKKPGDPVAEGELIAEVVPIDLTPGSSRIPVLSNLKGILVARHHVKLTRQGQKLGMLAGTTPLAHRRTGKLMGI; encoded by the coding sequence ATGCCCTCATCCGAAATCTATGTTCTCCCTTCGTTTTCGCCCGGCGCTAGCCACCAGCTCGTCAAGCATAGTTTCGGTGTGCCAGGCAGAGGTCGTAGCGCGTATCTCCAGGCGGCGACGCACGCAGATGAGCATCCCGGACTGTTAGTTCTTCAGCACCTGATGGAGCTGCTGATCGAGCTGGAACAAAGCGGTCAGATCGTCGGACGCATCGAAATCGTTCCGTATGCAAACCCTATCGGCCTTGGTCAGCAGCTCTTTGGCCAGATGCCAGGGCGATACAACATGGCTAACGGTGAAAATTTCAACCGTAGCTTCCCTGATATCACCGAGAAGGTCCGGCGGGCCCTCAAAGAATGCCCTCCTACTCCAAACGATACACACAGGCTGAAGGCAATTTTTGCCGAGGCCATTGAAGACATAGCGGTAGATGGCGCAGTCGATGCGGGCAAGGCTTGGCTTCTCAAGCAAGCTCTGAAACATGACATCCTGATCGACCTTCACTGTGACACCTCTAGCATCCTTCACATTTACTCCAACTGGAATCAACAGGCGCGAGCGCTCGCTCTGGCTGCGGCCACTCATGTAGAAGCTGTGTTCTTGGAGGATGAAGCTGGTGGGTTCCCTTTGGACGAAGCGTATGCAAAGGCATGGAAAGAGGCGCACCACCTCGGCCTTGTGGATACACAGCACTTGGGCTTCTCAGCAACGCTGGAACTGCGGGGCCAAATTGACGTTGATGATGAGATGGCTGCGGTAGACGCGGCAGGAATCATCGAATTTTTGAAGCATGAGGGAGTGATTGCCGGCGGCTGTAATTTGGCGAACGCTGAGCCCGCAAAAATCTATCCTCTTGAAGGCGTAACCCATCTCAAGTCTCCTGCTACCGGCGTTGTGGCATGGAAAAAAAAGCCGGGAGATCCGGTCGCCGAAGGTGAGCTTATCGCCGAGGTTGTCCCAATCGACCTCACTCCTGGCTCCTCCAGAATCCCAGTACTCAGCAACCTCAAAGGCATTCTCGTCGCACGTCACCATGTAAAGCTGACTCGCCAAGGGCAAAAACTAGGCATGTTGGCTGGCACCACCCCATTAGCACACCGGCGAACCGGCAAGCTTATGGGTATATAA
- a CDS encoding ABC transporter substrate-binding protein yields the protein MNNKQRLIAGIFIGLSFSMAHAAEKELKIGIEAAYPPFAYKQPNGELAGFDYDIGNALCKQMQVKCRWIEQEYDGLIPSLKVRKIDAILASLSITEDRKKSVDFTNRYYRSAARLVMKEGTKVSDNLEGLAGKRIGVQRSSIHDRFASQMLEAKGAEIVRYTSQNEIYLDLQANRLDGTLADDVILDQTFLKKPVGAGFSFVGPTFTDPKYFGDGIGIAVRKGDSALAQSFNKALGEILENGTYKEINAKYFDFDVYGEE from the coding sequence ATGAACAATAAACAGCGCTTGATTGCGGGGATTTTTATCGGCTTGAGTTTCTCTATGGCTCATGCCGCAGAGAAGGAGTTGAAGATAGGTATTGAAGCTGCCTACCCTCCATTTGCTTATAAGCAACCTAATGGCGAGCTGGCCGGGTTCGATTACGATATAGGCAACGCTCTCTGCAAGCAGATGCAGGTTAAGTGTAGGTGGATCGAGCAGGAGTATGATGGCCTAATCCCATCGCTTAAGGTTAGAAAAATTGACGCAATTCTTGCTTCACTTTCGATTACAGAGGATCGGAAAAAGTCAGTTGATTTTACGAACAGATACTATCGAAGCGCAGCTCGCCTGGTAATGAAAGAAGGGACCAAGGTGAGTGACAACTTGGAAGGGCTGGCTGGAAAACGTATCGGGGTCCAGCGCTCCAGTATTCATGATCGGTTCGCCAGTCAAATGCTTGAGGCCAAAGGCGCCGAAATCGTGCGCTACACATCGCAGAATGAGATCTACCTCGACCTGCAAGCTAACCGTCTGGACGGCACCTTGGCGGACGACGTAATTCTCGATCAGACATTTTTGAAGAAGCCCGTCGGTGCAGGCTTCAGCTTTGTAGGCCCGACCTTTACCGACCCAAAATATTTCGGGGATGGTATCGGAATCGCAGTGCGTAAAGGTGATAGCGCCTTGGCACAATCATTCAACAAGGCGCTTGGTGAGATCCTCGAAAACGGTACTTATAAGGAGATTAACGCAAAGTATTTTGACTTCGACGTTTACGGAGAAGAATAG